A genome region from Panthera uncia isolate 11264 chromosome A3 unlocalized genomic scaffold, Puncia_PCG_1.0 HiC_scaffold_11, whole genome shotgun sequence includes the following:
- the SPR gene encoding sepiapterin reductase has product MEGVCGKEGGLGRAVCVVTGASRGFGRALAPLLARLLSPGSLMVLSARNDEALRQLEAELAAERPGLRVVRVSADLGVKDSLQQLLGAVRELPRPEGLQRVLLINNAGTLGDVSKGLVDLADPAEVNNYWALNLTSMLCLTSSILKAFPDSPGLTRTVVNISSICALQPFKGWGLYCAGKAARDMMFQVLATEEPSVRVLSYAPGPLDTDMQQLARETSMDPDLRKRLQELKTKGELVDCTVSAQKLLSLLQKDTFKSGAHVDFYDK; this is encoded by the exons ATGGAGGGTGTCTGTGGCAAGGAGGGCGGCCTGGGACGCGCCGTGTGCGTGGTGACCGGGGCCTCCCGTGGCTTCGGCCGCGCCTTGGCCCCGCTCCTGGCCCGGCTGTTGTCGCCCGGCTCTCTGATGGTCCTGAGCGCCCGCAACGACGAGGCCCTGCGGCAGCTGGAGGCCGAGCTGGCTGCCGAGCGGCCGGGCCTGCGCGTGGTGCGGGTGTCCGCCGACCTGGGCGTCAAAGACAGTTTGCAGCAGCTACTCGGCGCCGTGCGCGAGCTTCCCAGGCCCGAGGGGTTGCAACGGGTGCTGCTCATCAACAATGCGG GCACTCTCGGGGACGTGTCCAAAGGCCTTGTGGACCTGGCCGACCCAGCTGAAGTGAACAACTACTGGGCTCTGAACTTGACCTCCATGCTCTGCCTGACTTCCAGCATCTTGAAGGCCTTTCCAGACAGTCCTGGCCTCACCAGGACTGTGGTTAACATCTCGTCCATCTGTGCTCTGCAGCCCTTTAAGGGCTGGGGACTATACTGTGCCGGGAAGGCAGCCCGAGACATGATGTTCCAGGTCCTAGCCACAGAGGAGCCTAGTGTAAGGGTGCTGAGCTATGCCCCAG GTCCGCTGGACACAGACATGCAGCAGTTGGCCCGGGAGACCTCGATGGACCCAGACTTGCGAAAAAGGCTGCAGGAGCTGAAGACAAAAGGGGAGCTTGTGGATTGTACGGTGTCAGCCCAGAAACTGCTAAGCTTGCTGCAAAAGGACACATTCAAGTCTGGAGCCCACGTTGACTTCTATGATAAATAA